In the Nicotiana tabacum cultivar K326 chromosome 16, ASM71507v2, whole genome shotgun sequence genome, one interval contains:
- the LOC107800549 gene encoding uncharacterized protein LOC107800549, with product MYVLQNCEEVWSFMEEHTKEIERQSSRRDERHNNDFLVWFRAHILQLAAQGNANDELISLAIGPGPVVHRYSTLMVNGFRFQTKDLESRRKTQNNGVLVRGDDSDSKEYYGVLEDIYELLYLGNRKVYLFRCHWWDVAHLGKGYDKYGFTSVNTRCALNTNEPFVLASQSEQVFYVNDMVDKDWLVVLKTSPRNLFNMPEEDDKCTNVEDEALQNGEAYQQNEVEFNMERNGDQENDILVSLHRDDVEPHIINYDHAIEQAGTSGHTEEDGFINDNDIDMTEDEESEEEIFDDNEGEDSDME from the exons ATGTATGTTCTTCAAAATTGTGAAGAGGTTTGGTCATTCATGGA GGAACATACAAAAGAGATTGAAAGACAAAGTTCAAGAAGAGATGAAAGGCATAACAATGACTTTCTTGTTTGGTTTCGTGCACAT ATCTTGCAATTAGCTGCCCAAGGAAATGCTAATGATGAGCTCATAAGCTTAGCAATCGGTCCTGGACCAGTGGTGCATCGATATTCCACATTGATGGTGAATGGATTTAGATTCCAAACAAAAGATCTTGAATCAAGAAGAAAAACGCAGAACAATGGAGTTCTTGTGAGAGGAGATGATTCAGACTCTAAGGAGTACTATGGTGTATTAGAGGACATTTACGAGTTGTTGTATTTGGGAAATAGAAAAGTTTACCTCTTCAGGTGTCATTGGTGGGATGTGGCTCACTTAGGAAAAGGATATGACAAGTATGGTTTCACAAGTGTGAATACTCGATGTGCCTTGAATACAAATGAGCCATTTGTGTTGGCATCTCAATCTGAACAAGTTTTCTATGTCAACGACATGGTTGATAAAGATTGGCTTGTTGTTTTAAAGACAAGTCCTCGCAACCTTTTTAATATGCCTGAAGAGGATGATAAATGCACAAATGTTGAAGATGAAGCATTACAGAATGGAGAAGCTTACCAACAAAATGAAGTTGAATTTAATATGGAGCGTAATGGTGATCAAGAAAATGATATTTTAGTGTCTTTACACAGGGATGATGTTGAACCTCACATCATTAATTATGATCATGCAATAGAACAAGCTGGGACAAGTGGGCATACTGAAGAAGATGGTTTCATTAATGATAATGATATAGATATGACCGAAGATGAAGAAAGCGAAGAAGAGATATTTGATGATAATGAAGGAGAGGATAGTGATATGGAGTGA
- the LOC142161728 gene encoding uncharacterized protein LOC142161728 codes for MDALLKFFKEVLREGSFVPNSFYEAKKVLQDLGLGYTKIDACENDCILYWREYANAESCPKCSKSRWKSKDTGGKKVAHKVLRHFPIKPRLQRLYMAKETAKKMRWHKEQNIDNGVLQHPSDGMAWKSFDELHPTFSAKSRNVRLGLASDDFQPYGNMSTSHSIWLVILVPYNLPPWDCMKDPYFMMTLLISGPKSPGHDIDVYLQPMIEELKELWEGVETYDAYSKTNFMMRVAIMWTINNFSAYGNLLGWSTKGDEALEQLQSLRNVTYGKGQKRKRNVPNDAYNWRKKSIFFELPYWKTLMIRHNLDTKDTVKSRYDLVNLGIRQGLHPVEDGKNVLLPAACYALSLDEKLKACTFLANLKVPDAFSSNISRCVNIQDKRIHEWKSHDHHVLLQDIFLVAIRGLLPKEVCEPIIALGNFFKNLCSKCLTIEDLDILEAEIPIILCKLQIVFLPAFFDVMVHLPIHLAREAKLGGPVQTRWMYPFEG; via the exons ATGGATGCGTTGTTGAAATTCTTTAAAGAAGTTCTTCGTGAGGGGTCATTTGTACCAAATTCTTTTTATGAAGCGAAGAAGGTACTTCAAGACTTAGGCTTGGGTTATACTAAAATAGATGCATGTGAGAATGATTGTATCTTATATTGGAGAGAGTATGCCAATGCCGAATCATGTCCTAAGTGCAGTAAGTCTAGATGGAAGTCAAAAGATACTGGAGGCAAGAAAGTAGCTCATAAAGTCTTGCGACATTTTCCAATCAAACCAAGACTGCAGAGATTGTACATGGCAAAAGAGACAGCAAAAAAAATGAGGTGGCACAAGGAGCAAAATATTGATAATGGTGTATTGCAACATCCATCTGATGGCATGGCTTGGAAATCTTTTGATGAGCTCCATCCAACCTTTTCAGCTAAATCAAGAAATGTTCGATTAGGTTTAGCAAGTGACGACTTCCAGCCTTATGGGAACATGAGTACTAGTCATAGCATTTGGCTAGTCATATTAGTTCCATACAATTTGCCACCATGGGATTGCATGAAAGATCCATATTTCATGATGACACTTCTTATTTCAGGTCCTAAGTCTCCAGGCCATGATATAGATGTATACTTGCAACCAATGATTGAAGAGTTAAAAGAATTATGGGAGGGGGTGGAGACTTATGATGCATACTCAAAAACTAATTTTATGATGCGTGTGGCTATCATGTGGACGATTAATAATTTTTCTGCATATGGGAACCTTTTAGGATGGTCAACCAAAG GTGATGAAGCACTTGAGCAATTACAAAGTTTGAGAAATGTGACTTATGGTAAAGGGCAAAAGCGAAAGCGTAATGTTCCCAATGATGCTTACAATTGGCggaagaaaagtatttttttcgaATTGCCTTATTGGAAGACTCTTATGATACGACATAACTTGGAT ACGAAGGACACGGTGAAAAGTAGATATGACTTGGTGAATCTTGGAATCAGGCAAGGGTTGCACCCAGTTGAGGATGGGAAAAATGTTTTATTACCGGCAGCATGCTATGCATTATCCCTTGATGAGAAGTTGAAGGCATGCACTTTCTTAGCTAATTTGAAGGTTCCTGATGCCTTTTCATCAAACATTTCAAGGTGCGTCAACATACAAGACAAAAGGATACATGAATGGAAAAGTCATGATCACCACGTATTGTTGCAAGATATTTTTCTAGTAGCTATACGTGGCTTGTTGCCTAAAGAAGTGTGTGAACCAATTATAGCATTAGGAAATTTTTTCAAGAATCTATGCTCTAAGTGCTTGACAATTGAAGATCTTGATATCCTAGAGGCTGAAATTCCTATCATATTATGCAAACTTCAAATTGTTTTTCTTCCGGCGTTCTTTGATGTTATGGTTCATTTGCCAATTCACTTGGCAAGAGAGGCAAAGCTTGGTGGACCAGTTCAAACTCGATGGATGTACCCTTTTGAGGGGTAA